The following are encoded together in the Rhizoctonia solani chromosome 10, complete sequence genome:
- a CDS encoding Retrotransposon-derived protein PEG10, giving the protein MLLELQNAALVINNTLQEECASHLPKGIKPGSSSTPNRGTSTGQPAMTLKKLSNNPNFVLEEEHNRCCAKGTCIKCRKMGHKFAECHTGWKATPKEDKGKPKETAKIGKEFRPNLGKD; this is encoded by the coding sequence ATGctcctggagctgcagaatgcagccCTAGTTATCAATAACACTCTTCAAGAAGAATgtgccagccacctgccCAAGGGTATTAAGCCTGGCAGTTCATCCACCCCTAatagggggacaagtactggCCAGCCAGCCATGACCTTGAAGaagctctccaacaaccccaactttgtgttggaagaggagCATAACCGCTGCTGTGCCAAAGGCACCTGTATCAAATGCAGGAAAATGGGACataagtttgcagaatgccACACAGGATGGAAGGCAACCCCTAaagaggacaaggggaagcCTAAAGAAactgccaaaattggcaaagagtttAGACCCAacttgggaaaagactaa
- a CDS encoding Retrotransposable element Tf2 protein, with product MLDGSSPQAGKIWKKANLTFSYDGKKMTETFLICNTRSHAAILGLKWLDAHNLEIDWNTHTLSFPHTPPEHVAIAEEEEADKDPLNGVPPKYHQYTKVFGEEEFNKLPPHRHYNIGIELTEEGPLNSPLYSMTDAKSATLKDWLRDELKARKICPIKSSISSPVMFVSKKDGSRQLVVDYCCLDNQTKKNVYPLPHPNNLMAQLCGAKVFTKLDLQWGYNNVWVKEGNKWKTAFCTKYSLYKYLVMTFGLTNTPASFQHFMNKLFKDLLDVCIIIYLDDILIYLKDDATHSQHVHEVLKQLMENQLFCKASKCTFHVVKSCN from the exons atgcttgatgggtcaagcccccaggctggcaaaatctggaagaaggctaatcTTACCTTCTcctatgatggcaagaagatGACAGAaaccttcctcatctgtaaCACTAGATCACATGCAGCTATcttaggattgaaatggttagatgccCATAACctggaaattgattggaacaccCACACATTGTCCTTCCCTCACACTCCCccagaacatgtggccattgcagaagaggaagaagctgacaaagACCCACTGAATGGAGTACCCCCCAAATATCACCAATACAcaaaggtatttggggaagaagagttcaataagcttccccctcataggCACTACAACATTGGAATTGAACTTACAGAGGAAGGccccttaaactctcccctaTATAGtatgactgatgccaaatctgccacactcaaggattggctcagggatgagttgaagGCCAGAAAGATCTGTCCCATTAAatcttccatcagttcccctgtcatgtttgtttccaaaaaggatggttcccgccaattggttgttgactactgcTGCTTGGATAACCagaccaagaagaatgttTACCCACTACCCCATCCcaacaacctcatggcccagctctgtggtgccaaggtcttcacaaAGTTAGATCTACAATGGGGCTACAATAATGTCTGGGTTaaggaaggcaacaaatggaaaactgcatTCTGCACCAAATACAGTCTTTACAAATATTTGGTCATGActtttggccttaccaacaCCCCTGCAtctttccaacacttcatgaacaaattgttcaaggatctattggatgtatgcatcatcatctacctGGATGATATCCTGATCTACTTGAAGGATGATGCAACACACTCCCAACATGTCCATGAAGTATTGAAACAGCtaatggaaaaccaactattctgcaaggcatcaaaatgcaccttccatgttgttaagagttgt aactag
- a CDS encoding Retrotransposable element Tf2 protein — protein MEPEPSPSALLKAITALTATVGSLQDQIRAQSQQIVELRAICKETADLLGDKDQGAAQAKPGPSTGPVTPPTHSGGEAHTPGTVRPGLKAPFRPSRGTGFDSEEEEEPRRPKKEPQGTPRRHLGSLTPFDAGSSVKRPKMDLPDPYKGDTRGRKATQWLDRMMLWVALHRDQFDEEEQMVVWILYHMTNKAADWALPIIGAIIKGEGNPPTTIQALTGKFKEAFADPDAKRAAARKIAALSQTTTTSEYVTEFRNLMAELDWNEEAYIAQFTQGLHWKVKELLSTKDSVPDKLEAIFAASIKIDNIRRKNEENRPKKAPAKSPATVATTSTTTTQRVQLSEDPNYVTPEERDRRRASGLCVKCGQKGHGIKQCPNGWKATVKELAKPPTQKKDIVDTCVEFVSVGLDSNKKPLLFINLHVQNSQAEPIKTLIDSGATSNFISPSLVEKLKIPKTQLENPRVVRMLDGTISQTGRIWHQVHLTVLANGHTHSIPFLVCPIGNTPAILGMTWLTTEAPLIDWQQGLVTFPEQIQIASEEEADSNPLANLPPQYHEFAKVFGEEEFKVLPPHREYDISIDLVSDAKLSPGPIYGMTDAESKALKQHIDEELATGKIRPSTSSAGAPVMFVKKADGSLRLVVDYRKLNKVTHKNVYPLPRQDDLMAKLRHAKIFTKLDLRWGYNNVRIKEGDEWKTAFRTKYGLFEYLVMPFGLTNAPAAFQHFMNDLFRDLIDVTVVIYLDNILIFSEKPEEHPSHVREVLSRLLKNQLFCKLSKCHFHVTTVDYLGIVISPAGFSMDQKKIEAVTTWPTPKTVKQVQAFLGFVNYLRWFIPNFSSVARPLHNLTKKESPWSWGNSEETAFKELKALVTQSPVLIHSNPKLPYYLETDASGVAMGAILSQRGPDNRLHPIAYMSKSFSGAEANYDTHDKELLAIIKALEEWRIFLEATDKPVQVFTDHRNLEYWMQAQTFNRRHARWRIFLSDFNFEIHYRPGKQSGKPDALSRRSDYVDTSPEPEVMLPAEVFANTSEEELEIVTEIRSKLREDPSLEPIIQFLTEDADNAPPSIRKAYRDYDWEEDLLWYRGKLVVPDSEALKERLLREFHDSPLAGHPGQQRTLELLSRNYWWPGMKSSAKEWVECCPTCQANRRAHNPVIALKPLEVPPFPFHTISYDFITGFPKSEGHDAILVVIDSFSKLGHFIPTLKKVSAKGLADLFVSHIWKLHGLPIKTISDRGTTFTGKFLRALYQRLGIKPSFSSAYHPESDGQTERVNQFIEFYLRSYVAADHSDWVKWLPLAEYAYNNAKHSATGKTPFELIYGRNPIMNPSNIPANVPEADLVADTLAREWKEAKAALRMSKERMTRDKGTVPEYSIGEKVWLDGKNVELRTNSNKLDPKQLGPFEVLEKVSSHAYCLKLPETLKIHNVFYVGLLSRAHISPSQPFPEKPPPETIEGEEEYEVEQIIDSKRQRGKWFYLIKWKGYGPEDNSWEPEELLEHSQEEIQRFNKSRLKKARDSAKSL, from the exons atggaaccagagccgtccccttccgctctcctcaaggctatcacagccctcacagccaccgtcgggtccctacaggaccaaatccgagCCCAGAGCCAACAGATTGTTGAGCtcagggccatatgcaaggagaccgcagacctccttggggataaagaccaaggagcagcccaagccaagcctggcccatcgactgggcctgtcactcctcccacccactcgggaggagaagcccacactccaggcacggttaggcctggactcaaggccccattccggCCTTCCAGAGGAACCGGgtttgactcagaggaagaggaagaaccaaggcgccccaaaaaggagcctcaaggaacgcctagaaggcatCTAGGGTCcctaaccccctttgacgcagggtccagcgtaaaacgGCCTAAAATGGACCTCCCCGACCCATATAagggagacaccaggggccgcaaagccacccagtggctagatagaatgatgctctgggtagccCTTCACCGGGACCAATTtgacgaggaggagcagatggttgtgtggatcctctaccacatgaccaaTAAGGCCGCagactgggcgctccccatcattggggcaatcatcaagggagaagggaaccctcctaccaccatccaggccctaacgggcaaattcaaagaggcgTTTGCCgatccagatgccaagagggccgctgccaggaaaattgcggcactctcccaaaccaccacaaCCTCCGAGTatgtcacggagttccgcaatctcatggcggaattagactggaacgaggaAGCCTACatcgcgcagttcacgcaaggcctccactggaaggtgaaggaatTGCTATCAACCAAAGATAGCGTTCCTGACAAACTCGAAGCAATTTTTGCGGCTTCcataaaaattgacaacatacGCCGCAaaaacgaggagaaccgcccgaAGAAGGCacccgccaagtccccggccaccgtggccactacttccaccaccaccactcaacgggtccaACTGTCAGAAGACCCTAACTACGTaacaccggaagaaagggatcgccgccgcgcgtctggcctctgcgtcaagtgcggtcaaaagggacatggtatcaaacagtgccccaatggctggaaggccacagtGAAAGAGTTGGCTAAG cccccgactcaGAAAAAggacattgtagatacttgCGTAGAATTTGTTTCTGTTGGACTTGACTCTAATAAAAAACCGCTATTATTCATCAATCTACACGTCCAAAATTCCCAGGCAGAACCCATTAAAACCCTAATAGATTCCGGCGCTACCTCCAACTTCATATCCCCGAGCttagtagaaaaactcaaaatcccaaaaacccaactcgaaaatccacgagttgtgagaatgttagatggtacaatctcccagactggtcgcatatggcaccaggttcatctcacggttttggccaatggccacacccactccataccatttcttgtttgccccattggcaacaccccggcgatcctaggcatgacttggttaacaACAGAGGCTCCtctcattgattggcaacagggactagtcacattccctgaacagatTCAGATTGcctcagaagaggaagcagactCAAACCCTTTAGCGAATCTTCCCCCACAGTACCACGAGTtcgctaaagtctttggtgaagaagagttcaaggtcctcccgccacatagggagtatgacatatCTATTGACCTTGTTTCGGACGCCAAACTGTCTCCAGGACCAatatacggcatgactgacgcggaatccaaggcactaAAACAACACATAGACgaagaattggcaacaggaaAGATCCGTCCTAGTACCTCTTCTGCCGGCgcccccgtcatgtttgtcaagaaggcGGACGGATCTCTTAGATTGGTagttgattacaggaagttgaacAAGGTCACCCATAAGAATGTGTATCCTTTGCCAAGACAGGACGATctcatggctaaactcaggcatgccaagatcttcaccaaattggacttacgctggggctacaacaacgtcaggatcaaggaaggagatgagtggaagacagCGTTCAGGACCAAATACGGGCTATTCGAATATCTGGTAATGCCgtttggccttaccaatgcccccgctgccttccagcatttcatgaatgacctattcagggatctcattgacgtcacagtaGTCATATACTTGGATAATATCTTGATTTTTTCGGAAAAACCTGAGGAACACCCAtcccatgtcagggaggtACTATCCCGGTTACTAAAGAAtcagctattctgtaaactgtcgaagtgccacttccacgtcaccacggTAGATTACCTCGGTATTGTTATTTCCCCCgccggcttctccatggaccagaagaagatcgaAGCCGTTACTACGTGGCCCACACCTAAAacggtcaagcaggtccaggccttcctagggtttgttaATTACCTTCGTtggttcatccccaatttcagttcggtagcacgccccctccataatctcacaaaaaaggaatccccttggtcatggggaaaTTCAGAAGAAACTGCGTTCAAAGAATTAAAGGCATTGGTCACTCAATCCCCGGTTCTGATCCACTCCAATCCCAAACTCCCCTactacctggaaacagacgcttcaggagtagctatgggCGCCATCTTGAGCCAAAGAGGTCCAGACAACCGGCTGCATcccattgcctatatgtccaagtccttctctggagcagaagccaattatgacacccacgataaggagctcctggctatCATCAAAGCGCTAGAGGAATGGAgaatattcttggaagcaacggacaaaccggtacaggtcttcacggatcataggaatctggagtattggatgcaggcacaaacATTTAACCGTAGGCATGCccgatggcgcatattcctgagcgacttcaactttgagatccactatcgcccaggaaagcaatcagggaaaccagacgccctgtcCAGACGATCGGACTACGTTGATACAtcaccagaaccagaggtAATGCTCcccgcagaagtctttgccaatacatcagaagaggaactggaaattgtcacggaaataCGCTCCAAGCTAAGGGAAGATCCATCCCTTGAGcctatcatccaattcctaacTGAAGACGCGGATAACGCTCCTCCCTCCATTCGGAaggcttacagagactacgactgggaggaagatctaCTGTGGTATCGAGGAAAACTGGTGGTCCCGGACTCAGAAGCCCTGAAGGAACGattactcagggaattccacgactctCCACTAGCGGGTCACCCAGGCCAGCAAAGGACCCTGGAGCTCTTgagccgcaactactggtggccaggaatgaaatcatccgccaaggaatgggtggaatgctgcCCCACTTGTCAAGCCAATCGTCGTGCCCACAACCCAGTCATagccctaaaacccttagaagttcccccctttccatttcacaccatctcctatgacttcatcacgggttttcccaagtcagaagGACATGATGCAATCCTGGTAGTTATTGATTCGTTCTCCAAGTtaggccacttcatccctaccTTGAAAAAAGTTTCAGCAAAGGGCTTGGCTGACCTCTTTGTCTCCCACATCTGGAAACTTCATGGGCTCCCCATCAAAACTATATCAGATCGAGGGACTacattcacagggaaattccttaGGGCACTCTACCAACGATTAGGGATTAAACCTTCCTTTTCCTCGGCCTACCACCCTGAATCAGACGGCCAGACGGAACGTGTCAACCAATTTATCGAGTTCTACCTAAGGTCTTATGTAGCAGCGGATCATTCAGATTGGGTTAAGTGGTTACCACTTGCGGAGTAtgcctataacaacgccaagcaCTCAGCCACTGGAAAAACCCCATTCGAATTGATTTATGGCAGAAATCCAATCATGAATCCGTCAAACATCCCTgcaaacgtcccagaagcagaccttgtgGCAGACACCCTAGccagggaatggaaggaagccaaagcagccctcagaatgagcaaggaacggATGACAAGGGATAAAGGAACCGTCCCGGAATACTCAATAggggaaaaagtctggctagatggaaaaaacgtagaacttaggacaaattccaacaagTTAGACCCCAAGCAACTAGGTCCCTTTGAGGTATtggagaaggtatccagtcaCGCGTACTGCCTCAAATTACCGGAAACccttaaaatccacaacgtattctatgtgggTTTGTTATCCAGGGCACAcatatccccaagtcaaccattcccagaaaaaccccctcctgaaacaatagaaggggaagaagagtatgaggtggaacaaattatcgactccaaaagacaacgagggaaatggttctacctaatcaaatggaagggttatggaccggaagacaattcctgggaaccggaagaactcctagagcacagccaagaggaaatccaacgattcaacaagtcacgactgaaaaaggctcgtgactccgccaagagcctttaa
- a CDS encoding Retrotransposon-derived protein PEG10, whose amino-acid sequence MSPLYLAPSIQMPTPPPPAPITAATPQFAAVKVDHLDPYKGKLNQRMFPMQMETLSFLLMNMDKAAGVWAHPHLDLLGSRRTIIQNTDDFKREFLAAFGDPDATRAAEQKITLLTQTSTCANYITKFCTLAMELDWNNAALRGQFA is encoded by the exons ATGTCCCCCCTCTACTTGGctccctctatccaaatgCCTACACCTCCCCCTCCAGCTCCAATTACAGCTGCCACCCCTCAATTTGCGGCTGTCAAAGTAGATCATCTGGATCCCTACAAAGGGAAG CTAAACCAGAGGATGTTTCCCATGCAGATGgaaaccctctccttcctgCTAATGAACATGGACAAAGCTGCTGGTGTGTGGGCCCACCCACATCTAGACCTCCTAGGGTCCCGCCGCACAATCATCCAGAACACAGATGACTTCAAAAGGGAATTCTTGGCAGCCTTTGGAGACCCAGATGCCACAAGGGCAGCAGAGCAAAAAATAACATTGCTTACACAGACCAGCACATGTGCCAATTATATTACCAAATTCTGCACCTTGGCTATGGAACTAGATTGGAACAATGCAGCCCTCAGGGGTCAATTTGCAtga